Genomic DNA from Phyllopteryx taeniolatus isolate TA_2022b chromosome 10, UOR_Ptae_1.2, whole genome shotgun sequence:
tcttttacacagtaattattgaCTGACTATTTTCTGCTACAGAAATGCTAAATCATATTTTTAGTGAGCCTTTTACAACTACGCTCCGGCCATTGCTCGGCAAAATGCCTCATATCCGTGCCGTCATTTCCTTTGACGTCATTTCCGGTGCGCCACCAACTCGGTCGGCGTGGGAAATTAATCAGGCATttactaaatataaaaattagAAACTATTGaagaatacagcaagatgttagaggtgCTGACAGGCTTAATCCGCATTTTGTCATCTCCCCTAGTATTGGCTTGGatgattaattttattttattttttttaaacaaaaaacagctgtgGATTCCAGCTTGAAATAAGTGGGAACAAAAAACcaaaagtacatttgtaaataaCTTGAGCTGACATCCTTATAAATTTGGTATACTGGagacactttttgtgacatttgttcgGCGGTGTGCcatgacatttttgtaaaatctgTGCCGTGGCTCCATAAAGTTTGGGAAGCACTGCCCTTTAGAAGAAAtctgtgttgaaagcaatatGTGTGATCTGTACTTtcacaatcacaaaaaaaaaaaagttgttttcttttttcccccccctgctTTCAGGGCTCGGAGTGGAACGCAGCCAACTTTGAGGAGTTGCAGAAAAACAAGtctgttctttttctttgagcTCCTTAGTCTACAGTCTCCTCCAGGTGCGTTCTCACCAGCGAGTGCGCATTCTTCTTGCAGCATGGGCTACATTCTGAATGTGACGAGGGAGATCGACAACTTCTTCCCAGAATCCTTTACCTACATGAACATCAGAGTGTATGACGTGGAGGCCACTGATCTGCTCCCCCACTGGACCGACACGTACAAGTTCATCAACTCTGCCAGGTTGGCATCAACTTAGCACACGATGACACAAAACGAGTTGAAATCTGCTTTGTTAAGTGATGCTGCAATTTCTGTTTCCCCCAACAAATCACCTTTTAAACAGCAACAATCATTTCCTGGAAAAATATGTCTCCCAATTAAAAAGGTCTCCAGTCCCCTGTAGACTTCAAATATTCAGTGTTCTTGTCTGTTGACCTTTTTATTCTGTATCAACAATGCTTGTGCAAAGAGATGCTGTCTTGCCCTTTCTACTTAGCAAAATAAATACTGGTCTTAATGAAACaaatacttttctttcttttttttgactttTGCACTGCAGGAAGAGCGGACAAGCGGTGTTGGTGCACTGTAAGATGGGTGTGTCTCGCTCCTCCTCCACCGTTATCGCTTACGCCATGAAGCAGCAGCGCTGGTCGTTGGACGTGGCGTTGGCCTACGTGAGGGATCGCCGCTCCATAGTCAAACCCAACGACAGCTTCATGAAGCAGCTGCAGACCTATAATGGCATCCTCAACGCCAGGTCAGAAATGAAGCCTCATTAAAAGTCATCCTTTGAAGTACACTGTGTCCAAGGAGCTGAACTGCAAAATTTGCAAGGATGCCCACTtctgtgcctttctgtgactcttgcGTTCTTtctgtatctctgttgcaacctgctgatgaaaTTCTGTGACACACTAAGCTCAGTGGctacttccctctgagaacatcctctTTTAAAGTTTCCCAATGGCGAGCTACTGTTGATCATTTGTTaggtgatgtcaaaatgtgaatactTGACCAAAAGGACTGTTTAACACCGACACAGGAAAAACTGGAAAAGTCACAGGAAGGTGCACTTCGCATCTTGTACTGGTTCCCACAAATATGTCTATTCATTTgcttttacaataaatgtattaaattgtAAAAGAGCTTTTATGGACACTGTgcctatcaaatatttttaaaattgattattCCGTAGCTTTTTCCATCAATTAATTGTACAATCggatacacatttatttttgccgTAAAGTTTTTagtgacatatttttttatgattactgTTAACCaattcttgtttttaatttgttataatttaatgattaaacaaaaccaatgaAGCAATATCTCACGAAAGAGAGTGACGTTgtactcaccaacctttttgaaactgagagctacttcttgggtacatATTATTGCAAAGgaagggctactagtttcaTATATActtgaggctgcttcaggttcaactacatgtcagttacaggttattcatactacggccggaaataatcattatttttgtaatagattaaactgacttgttttttttattttgattgagtTGCTGGTTTGGtatgtaacatgtcagaaaaaatCTCAgtcgttgttttccaaagtaaagcaGAGGTGCGTGCCAAGGTCTTATTTAGATTAAACACAAcgatcagtctgctttcatgaatcACTACAGAAATCAGATAATATTTACGTTTGAGAAGCTGAATTTGATCATCGCTAAGTTGGCGATTAATcaattcattgttgttgttcaacTTTGTGAAATAATTGCCTCAAAAAGTTTGGGACTCTTTATGCTCGTCCCTCCAGCCAGCAGCGTCACAGTTCACTCTGGAGGCGAAAGTCCAAAGACCAAAGGCAGAAATCTGAGCGGAAGGATGACGGGGAGAAGCCgggtgatgatgaggaggacactgatgaggaggaagatgatgaagaggagggaGAGCAGGAGGATGAGGGACTTGACGAGGACGACGACAACACAGAGAGCAGTGATGAAAATGAGGAGTCTTTGGAAGAGGTAATCGTATTCAGTGGTCCCCTATCAGTGTACTGTGATATCTACTAAGTCCCTTTTACATCTTGCAGTTTGCATACATGTCCCTAATCATTTATCTTCTCTGGTGTTTGCACAGCCTGATGCCAACCAGGAAGCTGAGCAGATAGTGCCACCTGTCGTCGTCACTGTAAACTCACATTCTTTTAGCTCCCGTTTGATcgatctttttttatttttattgttttccccctttttcATCCCAAGGCTCCAAGTGTCAGTCGCAGTGGCCGGATGAACCTGTTTTCCCTCATGCAATCCATTAGCGAACTTGATGATGTGGATAAAGGATGCAATCAGGTAAATGGCTTCGTCGGCATGATTTGCGTAATGTTCACGGAACCTCGGGCTGTTGTGCAAATCGGCCGCAGCGACCGCTCAGTAACTTGAAAAGATAGGTaggcagatatgcaaattgtgtcGTAATACTACTCACAGCAGGAAACCCACCACTTCACCTACTCGACACAAAATGAGAGCAGGGTGCTTGTAGAGAAAGAGACAGATGGAGGACTGGAATGGCCCTCCGTAGGGCACAGAACTCCTCAAGGCTgaacaatcctaatttggatcagcGCCAGATTGGTACCTACCTTTTGCATATGTCTTGTCATTAAAACTGATGCCTTTTTCATTGAGAAGTTAAGAAAAATGTTTAGAACATGAAATTCACTCGGATTGTTCCCCATTGGCCCGTAGTTGCATCCTTCTACTAAATTTCACAGAAATTATTCAGGTAATTTTTTTGCGTAATTCCTGCCCACTGCCAACCAtccctacaaacaaacaaacaaactaatgtataataataaaaggtaTACGGGCATTTAGTGGAGTGCACGCCTCTTCCAAAGCTAAAAAGCCATTTTTGGATCAATGCTAGGGCTGGGTGATATATCGAGAAGCTCGATTCGATCAATATTTCATTAATGCGCGATAAGGAAAAAGGTGatcatcaattttattttcGAATACTTTTCGCAACTCTGCGAGACTTGCACCAACATGGAGAAGTGGCTAGCGATGAGTGAGCCATTAATAGTCCCCAAAAAGGATTAAACCAGGTTTGACAATGACTATTTAGGTAACAGGACTGTGCCGAGAATGTTGACTATGAATTGTTTCCTGGGGATGCAAATAGCACAGATTCGGTGGAACGGCCTAATTACAACCAACAAGAAACAAAgtgcaaacaaaagcaaagagCAGAAGTgagacaatataaaaaaactaaatttaaatCTAATCTAAAAAGAAGAACCAAAAGATTACCTTTTTGCATGTTGGTATATGCCAAGTCATAAGTATATTTTAGTTGCGACAATAATGTATTTGTACAATGGGTGGGATGTAAACTATTGatggtgatatatatatatatatagagagagagagagagagtgagttaTGAATTGTtatattataaattattatatacCCAATATGTAAAGTGCATGAAACGACTTGATATGCATAGTATGTATGCATAATAGttgaataaaacaatacaataaaaattaaagCGTAATTTAAGACGAAGTTTCTACAGCGTACTTGAACAATGGGTGCAAATTAAGATTCTGATTAATAATATTATGTAGATAATAATATTACATTGTGTTGTACAtatgttaatatatataatattaatataattatacatagtactgtacagtacaagtaGCCTATTGCACCAGTACTTTTGGTCAAAAAGTGACATGCACtactgaaatactgtatactattCCATATCTGTGATATAATGCACAAAACTGAAACTTGGCTCCTCATACAGTCTTCATCTTTCCTTTTCAAAGCTGCCTTCCAGTCCACGGCGATCCCCACGACAACGGAGGCGGAGCCATGGCCGAAAGAGTTTGATTCACCAGAGCGCCTGTGTGGATCTGTCACCCGAACCACGGAGTCTGCCGAACGCCGCTCACGATAAGCCTTGAAGCCATCACAGAGGAAAAAgagcttttctttttatatatgtatataagaaCCTGAAGGAACAGGACTTCATATAACATGGCAAGGatgattattttagtttattacACGAGGCAAGTCCTGAGTTTAAGCTCCTCTCGTGCATCGccatgttgtgcaattgaactgAGTGTTCCCTGCTGATGAGAAGTTATTTTGCTGCAGTATTTGAGTGACATCAACTGGTTTTAGTTCATCCAGTGTTTCGACCACATTTCAACACTCCAGATGTCAACTATGCAATTCttttaacatgctgccaattgaaggtttttgtccaatcagcaGTGTCATGTGACTCTCACTGAAGGTTTTACTAGTTTCTAAGCTGTACTTTATGGATTGAGTCTTGGCCAGTTTTATGGTGCGCACCACTTTGTCATTAAGTCTGTATTCCAATGTGCCAATGAATTTATCCAATTGAGAATCTTTATCACTATgtcaaattttacattttacgtaTTTTGTTATTACAGCTGTATGAGTGCCTTCTCGCTGTTCACATGCTTGGATTGTCTCATTGTTTTTGCATGTCGTTGCATGGGTAAAAAAAACTGCTGTTTTTGTCCCAGCCTGTGAGAAATTATCATTCAGGTCTTCAGTCctatgtatttgtgttttgcttCATTATTCCATTCTATGTCTGCAGGATCtcgacatgctttttttcttcactgtttATTTTGATCCAGCGCATCAGTTTTAACATGTGCGCaccttatttattttcaaatgaaccAGACAGCTTGGCACACATCACACTTTATCaacaattcaaattattttgttttgtaagcaCTGTCCAATATTGCTGATGTGGTTAACTACAATGTATGCACCTCCCTCGTGTTTAAAagcacatgaaaataaatatcgACCAACAAATTGTTTCTATTCCTTTGGTGTGGCAGCACGTCTGCTTCAGAGTTCAGGGGTTTGCACGTTGCACCTCTGCTCGGGTCCTCCTGTGGGgactttgcatgctctccctgtgcttgcatgggttttctctgggcattcTGGCTTCCGCCAacagtccccccaaaaatgcatgtaaGGGTAATTCAAGACTGTCAGGTGTCAAGCTTAATATAAGGACCATGGGGGAAATTTTTTTACTTAATCATTAAATGCAGCGGGGCggcacgtcagcctcacaattctgaggacccgggttcaatccccggccccgcctgtgtggagtttgcatgttctccccgtgcctgcgtgggttttctccggtcactccggtttcctcccacatcccaaaacatgcattaattggagactctaaattgcccgtaggtgtgaatgcgagtacggatggttgtttgtttctatgttccctgcgattggctggcaaccagttcagggtttaccccgcctcctgcccgatgacagctgggatgggctccagcatgcctggtgaggagaagcagctcagaaaatggatggattaaatgcAGCGGCAATTGTGTAATATGATGAAGCCATTATTAGGCTTCTTGTGGATACTGTCTCATGTACATATTCGGTAAGGGACAAGTGCAAGAACCTCGTGCTTTAGCCACTAGTTTACTGTGTAAACAAACACGGTGTAGCTCAGCTTCTGCCTAGTGATGTTTTTTTGAACATCTAACAGTTAGACTAACTTAACTCATTTGAAATGACATCCCATAAATGTGAATGTCAGCGCAGCACAAAGGTGGCAGTAGCGTGGTACAAGCAGCGACGTCTAAACCTCTCCGGAGTTTTTCAGCTTGAGCCAAAGCAATAACCaatgtttttatagcataaaTCCCACTGTTTAAATTATTGCCACATCAAGATGTGTCACACTGACACTCTTAAGTGCTGTCAAAGTATTAGTTTGAGGGCATGTACACAATATTTGTGCAACCAGGTTattgtgttttcaaatgttttatttttcctttaaaaaccTTGAAAAGATTTCAGTTTCTTTTCCAatagagttgtacaggttatagatcACAAAGGTGGAAAagcttttgaaattatttatcttggtctttttttttttttatgtcacaaatttgaacaggggtgcgCAGACTTCTTATATCCACTGTTTGTGGTTTCACCATTTATAGCCAGCCCTCTGAGGGGAACCACAAGTACAGTGTGACCCGcgataaaaacaaatgtgacaaccCTGATCTTAATTgttcttaggtgtgaatgtaagtggtTGGTCTGTATGCGACTGGCTTTCACACAGTCCAGGGTGCACAACGCCTCTCCCAAGTctgcagggataggctccagctcacctgcaaccctaatgaggaccagCGTTATCagaaatgggtggatggacagaTGAATACTCATTTGGTAACTGTTTATTCACAAGAGCAAGACAGCACAATTTGACTCGTTGTATTGTCATGGAGGCTATTTTTACATGAGAAAGAATTTTTCGAAACATTTGAGGGCTGATCCCTAAATTTAGGTTCCAATGTATTTTCTTCTGGGTTCACTGAGAATGATTCCTCCATCTTTCATTGCTGCTCGAAACGACTGaacctgtacaaaaaaaaaaatgaggataCGTCAACAGTAATGTAGGTGCAACGTCTCCATACACAATTCCGCCACGCTTACAGCATCCGAGCGATACGTCCAGGGAATGGCCCTGTACACCATCCTGGTGATGCCGGCCTGCTTGCATCGATGCGCCAGCACTTCGCCCACGGCCTGAGACGCTGCCACGCAGTTTGTGGAGGCCAGCTCCTTCTTCAGCGCCCACTCTTTGGTGGAGCAGGAGAGCACCGGGTCAGGTGAAGAGCAAGAGAAGACCTGAGCCGTCACATGTTTCTGACTGCGGGAAAACACCAACCTGggggcaaacatttttttaaataaacaggtAAGGTGTTTATTGCCTCTGAGGCAAAATGTGGAGAGCAGAAGCAGAAGAATCACACAAGCAATTGAGAGAAATCCTCTATTAATACCTGATCAAAATCAGTCAAATAAAATGACAGTGAAAGCTCAACGATCTGTGAAGCTACTTGAGTTCCAGGTTCTTGTTCCCCCCCATGGGAAATAAAACTGAATTAATTCACCCTTATCATATTCATAGTCTAACAGTGGAAATTTTCACTCAAATAGTCTTGAAATTGTAACaagatgtgtaaaaaaaaataagttcaatgttaaagttaaaaaggtcccatattttgacaaaccaacattttctagTTTGGGGGATGTAATATCTCTATGGGGGCTAAGTAAACGtgaaatttgaattaaaattatCCAAGCATTCCTGAGCGCCAGACagttttctgccgagaggccagAAATCagatcattcgaatttctcgagcttatctacgtcactagagAGAAGATCTCCGCTTTCCCTTTccgagacgacccaggacacgctggggagactacgtctctcggctggcctgctaacaacccaggctaaacttagatCCTCCTCGACAAACAATGATGTTAAACAGCTGAGATGTGTCACTTCGACACAAATCCTAGACACCAATAACTACTTTCCTATTGGCATCTTAGAGTTACTGAGTACAAAAATACACTCGAATGTCACGGATGAATAATGAATTCGCGAATGGGCGTCAAAACGGATGAAAAACAGACCTGTGGTAGAACTCGCGGTGAGGCCATGTCGTCTTCCAGCCGCGGTCCTTCACAGCTAAGGCCATCCGTTCTAGGTTCCGTGGGTTTCGGTTCTTAAAGGTCGGGTTCACGGACTCGTTCTCTACCGTGCAGGGCTCCGGTTGGGTAGCCGGCTGAGTCACACATCGAGCTGCTTTCCGGACAAACAATCGTTGGATTCGTCTCACATGCTAAGTAAATACAGCGGATCTATATATTAAGTCATGCGTTTGAAATGTCAATAAAAGTCGTGATAGATAAATCAAGTCTTTACCTGGGTGATTTGCGGCTACAACACATCGCTGAATTTGACTCAAAAGCAGACGAACCCCACGACTCGTGTGGCGAAACGCCATTTTCACCATAAACTTATTTAAACCACAGAGGTAATCGTG
This window encodes:
- the mrpl18 gene encoding 39S ribosomal protein L18, mitochondrial isoform X1; this translates as MVKMAFRHTSRGVRLLLSQIQRCVVAANHPAARCVTQPATQPEPCTVENESVNPTFKNRNPRNLERMALAVKDRGWKTTWPHREFYHRLVFSRSQKHVTAQVFSCSSPDPVLSCSTKEWALKKELASTNCVAASQAVGEVLAHRCKQAGITRMVYRAIPWTYRSDAVQSFRAAMKDGGIILSEPRRKYIGT
- the si:ch211-203d1.3 gene encoding protein phosphatase Slingshot homolog 3 isoform X2, encoding MALLTLHRIPSIRAVPDESTQRRGRFQKRESFALVKGAMHLLDEAQREELHEETLPQKPEDCAPDKRHRHIHAMVELLRPEDSIKLAVQLESVSTVRVRYLIVVSTLANKDETILFGMDFPKQDSDECTIGLVLPIWSDTQVYLDGDGSVLQSLHGCCERAVKGAVIPGCGLEWAQHYRRHVESDRLCLNEWEAMNDLESVRKDSDGQNTADRNSEERLIKEHLRDIMRTEDLDKLTSKMVHATLKTRIGFDMRPFKEYIDNEILVTMAQMDKPSKIFDYLYLGSEWNAANFEELQKNNMGYILNVTREIDNFFPESFTYMNIRVYDVEATDLLPHWTDTYKFINSARKSGQAVLVHCKMGVSRSSSTVIAYAMKQQRWSLDVALAYVRDRRSIVKPNDSFMKQLQTYNGILNASQQRHSSLWRRKSKDQRQKSERKDDGEKPGDDEEDTDEEEDDEEEGEQEDEGLDEDDDNTESSDENEESLEEPDANQEAEQIVPPVVVTAPSVSRSGRMNLFSLMQSISELDDVDKGCNQLPSSPRRSPRQRRRSHGRKSLIHQSACVDLSPEPRSLPNAAHDKP
- the si:ch211-203d1.3 gene encoding protein phosphatase Slingshot homolog 3 isoform X3 yields the protein MHLLDEAQREELHEETLPQKPEDCAPDKRHRHIHAMVELLRPEDSIKLAVQLESVSTVRVRYLIVVSTLANKDETILFGMDFPKQDSDECTIGLVLPIWSDTQVYLDGDGGFSVTSAEETRIFKPVSMQTMWSVLQSLHGCCERAVKGAVIPGCGLEWAQHYRRHVESDRLCLNEWEAMNDLESVRKDSDGQNTADRNSEERLIKEHLRDIMRTEDLDKLTSKMVHATLKTRIGFDMRPFKEYIDNEILVTMAQMDKPSKIFDYLYLGSEWNAANFEELQKNNMGYILNVTREIDNFFPESFTYMNIRVYDVEATDLLPHWTDTYKFINSARKSGQAVLVHCKMGVSRSSSTVIAYAMKQQRWSLDVALAYVRDRRSIVKPNDSFMKQLQTYNGILNASQQRHSSLWRRKSKDQRQKSERKDDGEKPGDDEEDTDEEEDDEEEGEQEDEGLDEDDDNTESSDENEESLEEPDANQEAEQIVPPVVVTAPSVSRSGRMNLFSLMQSISELDDVDKGCNQLPSSPRRSPRQRRRSHGRKSLIHQSACVDLSPEPRSLPNAAHDKP
- the mrpl18 gene encoding 39S ribosomal protein L18, mitochondrial isoform X2, coding for MVKMAFRHTSRGVRLLLSQIQRCVVAANHPARCVTQPATQPEPCTVENESVNPTFKNRNPRNLERMALAVKDRGWKTTWPHREFYHRLVFSRSQKHVTAQVFSCSSPDPVLSCSTKEWALKKELASTNCVAASQAVGEVLAHRCKQAGITRMVYRAIPWTYRSDAVQSFRAAMKDGGIILSEPRRKYIGT